A section of the Rummeliibacillus pycnus genome encodes:
- the purC gene encoding phosphoribosylaminoimidazolesuccinocarboxamide synthase, producing the protein MEKGQLLYEGKAKKLYTTEDEHILFVEYKDSATAFNGEKKAEIAGKGVLNNSITSLIFDKLKTAGIDSHFVEKISDNEQLVKKVDIIPIELVVRNIAAGSLAKRLGIEEGTPLKRPIVEFYYKNDDLGDPFITEEHIDVMGIASKEEVRALYDNGLKINEILRPFFYDIDVILVDFKLEFGRDENGQVLLADEISPDTCRLWDAKTKQHLDKDVFRRDLGDLTEVYEIILSRLGGVSK; encoded by the coding sequence AGAAGATGAACATATCTTATTTGTTGAATACAAAGATAGTGCTACAGCATTCAACGGTGAAAAGAAAGCAGAAATTGCAGGTAAAGGTGTTTTAAATAACAGCATTACGTCATTGATCTTTGACAAATTAAAAACAGCTGGTATTGACTCACACTTCGTTGAAAAAATTTCAGACAACGAACAACTTGTCAAAAAAGTAGATATTATTCCAATTGAATTGGTAGTACGTAATATCGCAGCTGGTAGCCTTGCGAAACGATTAGGAATCGAAGAAGGGACACCTCTTAAACGTCCAATCGTAGAATTTTATTACAAAAATGATGACCTTGGAGACCCGTTTATCACGGAAGAACATATTGACGTAATGGGCATCGCTTCTAAAGAAGAAGTGAGAGCCCTTTACGACAATGGGTTAAAGATAAATGAAATCCTTCGTCCATTTTTCTATGATATTGATGTTATATTAGTAGATTTTAAACTAGAATTTGGACGTGATGAAAACGGTCAAGTATTATTAGCAGATGAAATTTCACCTGATACATGTCGTTTATGGGATGCGAAAACAAAGCAACATCTTGATAAGGACGTATTCCGCCGTGATCTTGGTGACTTAACTGAAGTATATGAAATCATATTATCCCGTCTAGGAGGAGTATCTAAATGA
- the purS gene encoding phosphoribosylformylglycinamidine synthase subunit PurS: MKKVKIYVTLRESVLDPQGSAVKGSLHTMGYDEVADVRIGKYLELQIEPSERDIDAIVKEMSEKLLANTVIEDYRYEIEEAN; encoded by the coding sequence ATGAAAAAAGTGAAAATCTACGTAACACTTCGAGAAAGTGTTTTAGACCCACAAGGCTCTGCAGTGAAAGGTTCCCTACACACAATGGGTTACGATGAAGTGGCAGATGTTCGCATTGGAAAATATTTAGAATTACAAATTGAACCTTCCGAACGAGATATCGATGCAATTGTAAAAGAAATGAGTGAAAAACTACTAGCAAATACAGTAATTGAAGATTACCGTTACGAAATCGAGGAGGCTAACTAA
- the purQ gene encoding phosphoribosylformylglycinamidine synthase subunit PurQ, with protein sequence MKFAVLVFPGSNCDLDMYHAIKDELGEEAEYVWHDATDLSEYDGILLPGGFSYGDYLRCGAIARFSNVMAEVVKAAEAGKPVLGVCNGFQILTEAGLLPGALLRNKNLKFMCRTVDLKVVNNQTLFTNQYDQNEVIQIPIAHGEGNYYCDEVTLQQLKDNNQIVFTYEGENPNGSLENIAGIINEKGNVLGMMPHPERAVNELIGGADGLALFKSIVKQWRESYVNQA encoded by the coding sequence ATGAAATTCGCAGTACTCGTATTTCCCGGATCGAACTGTGATTTAGATATGTATCACGCAATTAAAGACGAACTCGGTGAAGAAGCAGAATATGTATGGCATGATGCAACAGACTTAAGCGAGTATGACGGTATTTTGTTGCCAGGTGGGTTCTCCTATGGAGATTATCTACGCTGCGGTGCAATCGCTCGTTTTTCAAATGTAATGGCTGAAGTTGTAAAGGCAGCTGAAGCAGGGAAACCTGTACTTGGAGTGTGCAATGGATTTCAAATTTTAACAGAAGCAGGTTTACTTCCTGGAGCATTGTTACGTAATAAGAATCTTAAATTTATGTGTCGTACTGTTGATTTAAAAGTAGTAAACAACCAAACATTATTTACAAATCAATATGATCAAAATGAAGTTATACAAATACCAATCGCACACGGTGAAGGAAATTACTATTGTGATGAAGTAACCTTACAACAGCTAAAAGACAACAATCAAATTGTCTTTACGTACGAAGGTGAAAATCCAAACGGTAGTTTAGAAAATATCGCTGGCATAATCAATGAAAAAGGGAATGTTCTTGGTATGATGCCTCATCCAGAACGTGCAGTGAATGAATTAATCGGTGGAGCAGATGGCCTTGCCTTATTCAAATCAATTGTAAAACAGTGGAGGGAATCATATGTCAACCAAGCTTGA
- the purL gene encoding phosphoribosylformylglycinamidine synthase subunit PurL, with protein sequence MSTKLEPTSEQIKEQKLYAQMGLSDEEFDLVEKILGRTPNWTETGLFSVMWSEHCSYKNSKPVLRKFPTKGSHVLQGPGEGAGIVDIGDEQAVVFKMESHNHPSAIEPYQGAATGVGGIIRDVFSMGARPIAMLNSLRFGELNASKRVQYLFEEVVAGIAGYGNCIGIPTVGGEIQFDPCYEGNPLVNAMCVGLIDHKDIQKGIASGVGNTVMYVGAKTGRDGIHGATFASEELSESSEEKRPAVQVGDPFMEKLLLEACLELVKYDCLVGIQDMGAAGLTSSSAEMASKAGFGIEMNLDLVPQRETNMTPYEMMLSESQERMLIVVKKGHEQEIIDLFVKYGLDAVAIGHVTEDKMLRLIHKGEIVANVPADALAEDAPVYHKPSAVPSYFTKFQQMKNEEPTVENYKETLLSLLKQSTIASKEWVYDQYDYQVRTSTVVAPGSDAAVIRVRGTNKGLAMTTDCNSRYIYLDPEVGGKIAVAEAARNIVCSGGKPLAITDCLNFGNPEKPEVFWQIEKSADGISAACEALKSPVIGGNVSLYNERSGVAIYPTPTIGMVGLVEDLAHTTTQKLKAEGHLIYLIGETKTEFGGSELQKLQNNGEIFGLSPTIDLTIEAARQETLLKAIQLGLVESAHDISEGGLAVALAEKTFGTEFGAEVTLKGTAVTALFSESQSRFLVSVKQENADAFESIVQDAAKIGNVLSNPQLVIRDENGEILIDGSVSEFQDAWKGAIPCLVKSEV encoded by the coding sequence ATGTCAACCAAGCTTGAACCAACTTCTGAGCAAATAAAAGAGCAAAAGCTATACGCACAAATGGGATTGTCAGATGAAGAATTTGACTTAGTAGAGAAGATTTTAGGACGTACACCTAATTGGACAGAAACAGGTCTATTCTCTGTTATGTGGTCTGAACATTGCTCTTATAAAAACTCTAAGCCTGTCCTTCGTAAATTCCCAACAAAGGGCTCTCATGTATTACAAGGACCTGGTGAAGGGGCAGGGATTGTTGATATTGGCGATGAGCAAGCGGTTGTTTTCAAAATGGAATCACACAATCATCCTTCAGCAATTGAACCTTATCAAGGTGCTGCTACAGGTGTAGGCGGTATTATTCGCGATGTATTTTCAATGGGCGCTCGTCCAATTGCTATGCTAAACTCTTTACGTTTTGGTGAACTGAATGCATCCAAACGTGTTCAATATTTATTTGAAGAAGTAGTAGCAGGTATCGCAGGCTATGGTAACTGTATCGGAATTCCAACAGTTGGTGGAGAAATTCAATTCGATCCTTGTTACGAAGGAAATCCACTTGTAAATGCAATGTGTGTTGGTTTAATAGATCATAAGGATATTCAAAAAGGGATTGCATCTGGTGTTGGTAACACGGTAATGTATGTTGGCGCTAAAACAGGTAGAGATGGTATTCATGGTGCGACGTTTGCATCCGAGGAATTAAGCGAATCTTCTGAAGAAAAACGTCCAGCTGTTCAAGTGGGCGACCCATTCATGGAAAAATTACTATTAGAAGCTTGCTTAGAGCTTGTAAAGTATGACTGTCTAGTAGGAATTCAAGATATGGGTGCTGCTGGTCTAACATCTTCTTCTGCAGAAATGGCTTCCAAAGCTGGATTCGGTATAGAGATGAATTTAGACTTAGTACCACAACGTGAAACGAACATGACACCATATGAAATGATGCTTTCTGAATCACAGGAACGTATGCTGATTGTTGTGAAAAAAGGGCATGAACAAGAAATCATCGATCTATTTGTAAAGTACGGATTAGATGCTGTAGCTATTGGACATGTCACAGAGGATAAAATGCTTCGTCTTATTCATAAAGGTGAAATAGTAGCAAATGTACCAGCAGATGCTTTAGCTGAAGATGCACCTGTTTATCACAAACCGTCTGCCGTACCATCATACTTCACTAAATTCCAACAAATGAAAAACGAAGAACCAACTGTAGAAAACTATAAAGAAACATTACTATCGCTTCTAAAACAATCAACTATTGCATCAAAGGAATGGGTTTATGACCAGTATGATTATCAAGTGCGTACATCAACAGTTGTAGCACCTGGATCAGATGCAGCAGTTATTCGGGTTCGAGGTACAAACAAAGGGCTTGCGATGACAACAGATTGTAACTCTCGCTATATTTATCTAGATCCTGAAGTTGGCGGGAAAATTGCAGTAGCCGAAGCAGCACGCAATATTGTATGTTCAGGTGGTAAGCCGTTAGCGATTACCGATTGTTTAAACTTCGGTAATCCAGAAAAACCAGAAGTCTTCTGGCAAATCGAAAAATCGGCAGATGGTATTTCAGCTGCATGCGAAGCATTGAAATCACCTGTTATCGGTGGAAATGTATCTCTTTACAATGAACGAAGTGGTGTTGCAATTTATCCAACTCCTACAATCGGTATGGTAGGTTTAGTAGAAGATTTAGCTCATACAACCACACAAAAACTGAAAGCTGAAGGCCATTTAATCTATCTGATCGGCGAAACAAAAACAGAATTTGGTGGATCAGAACTTCAGAAATTACAAAATAATGGGGAGATTTTTGGCTTGTCTCCTACCATTGATCTAACCATTGAGGCTGCTAGACAAGAAACTTTATTAAAAGCCATCCAACTTGGCCTAGTTGAGTCAGCACATGATATTTCTGAGGGCGGTCTTGCAGTTGCATTAGCAGAAAAAACCTTTGGTACCGAATTTGGTGCAGAAGTAACTTTAAAAGGCACTGCAGTGACTGCGTTATTTAGTGAATCTCAATCTCGTTTCTTAGTTTCAGTAAAACAAGAAAACGCGGATGCATTCGAGTCAATTGTTCAAGATGCAGCTAAAATTGGAAATGTGTTATCTAATCCACAATTGGTCATTCGTGACGAAAACGGTGAAATTCTAATTGATGGTTCAGTTTCAGAATTCCAAGATGCTTGGAAAGGAGCTATCCCATGCTTGGTGAAATCAGAGGTTTAA
- the purF gene encoding amidophosphoribosyltransferase has product MLGEIRGLNEECGVFGIWGHPNPAQMSYYGLHALQHRGQEGAGIVVTDGEKLQAVKGEGLVNEVFNGDKLESLNGKAAIAHVRYATAGGGGIENVQPLLFHSSTGSLSIAHNGNLVNANHLKKHLERQGSIFQTTSDTEVLAHLLKRSGFGSMNDRAKNALTLLKGAYAFLIMTEDEMLVALDPHGLRPLSLGKLDGAWVVASETCAFDIIGAEFIRAVEPGELITINDEGLKSEKFAYPAERAICTMEYVYFSRPDSDIDGINIHMARKRLGKQLAKEVNIEADVVTGVPDSSISAAIGFSEESGIPYELGLIKNRYVGRTFIQPSQEMRERGVKMKLSPVRQVVQGKRVVMVDDSIVRGTTSKRIVNMLKEAGAKEVHVVISSPPMTNPCFYGIDTSTHEELIASSHNVQEICEAIGADSLTYLSVEGMVKAIGRTDEGQNCGHCLACFTGKYPTEIFPDTILPHEKELVH; this is encoded by the coding sequence ATGCTTGGTGAAATCAGAGGTTTAAACGAAGAATGTGGAGTTTTCGGTATTTGGGGTCATCCAAATCCAGCACAGATGAGTTATTACGGCTTACACGCTCTTCAACATCGTGGTCAAGAAGGTGCAGGCATTGTTGTAACAGATGGCGAAAAACTGCAAGCTGTTAAAGGAGAAGGTTTAGTTAACGAAGTCTTTAATGGGGATAAGTTAGAGAGTCTTAACGGTAAAGCAGCTATAGCACATGTTCGTTATGCAACTGCTGGTGGTGGCGGTATTGAAAATGTTCAGCCGTTACTTTTCCATTCATCTACAGGCAGTCTTTCAATTGCTCATAATGGGAATTTAGTGAATGCCAATCATTTGAAAAAACATTTGGAACGTCAAGGAAGCATTTTTCAAACAACTTCTGATACAGAGGTATTGGCACATTTATTGAAACGAAGTGGCTTTGGTTCTATGAATGATCGGGCAAAAAATGCTCTAACTCTATTAAAAGGGGCATATGCATTTTTAATCATGACAGAGGATGAAATGTTAGTTGCTTTAGATCCGCATGGATTACGTCCTTTATCACTTGGAAAACTTGATGGAGCGTGGGTAGTTGCTTCAGAAACTTGTGCATTCGATATTATTGGAGCAGAATTTATTCGAGCTGTAGAACCAGGTGAACTCATTACGATTAATGATGAAGGATTGAAATCGGAGAAATTTGCATACCCAGCTGAACGTGCAATTTGTACAATGGAATACGTTTACTTCTCTCGTCCTGACTCAGATATTGATGGCATCAATATCCATATGGCTCGCAAACGCTTAGGAAAACAGCTTGCAAAAGAAGTAAATATTGAAGCAGATGTCGTAACGGGTGTTCCAGATTCAAGTATTTCGGCTGCAATTGGATTCTCGGAAGAAAGTGGTATTCCCTATGAATTAGGACTAATTAAAAACCGCTATGTAGGTCGTACGTTTATCCAGCCTTCTCAAGAAATGCGCGAAAGAGGAGTTAAGATGAAGCTTTCTCCTGTACGTCAGGTAGTTCAGGGTAAGAGAGTCGTTATGGTAGATGACTCAATCGTTCGCGGTACGACTTCTAAAAGAATCGTGAATATGCTGAAGGAAGCAGGGGCTAAAGAGGTGCATGTTGTGATTAGCTCACCGCCAATGACAAATCCATGCTTCTACGGTATTGATACATCAACTCATGAAGAATTGATAGCTTCTAGTCATAACGTGCAAGAAATTTGTGAGGCAATTGGAGCAGATTCATTAACTTATTTATCTGTTGAAGGAATGGTTAAAGCCATTGGAAGAACGGATGAAGGTCAAAATTGTGGGCATTGTTTAGCATGTTTCACTGGTAAATATCCTACAGAAATTTTCCCGGATACAATCTTACCGCACGAAAAAGAATTGGTGCATTAA
- the purM gene encoding phosphoribosylformylglycinamidine cyclo-ligase — MSKAYEQAGVNIEAGYEAVQRMKSHVERTARKGILGTFGGFGGMFDLSELNLKEPVLISGTDGVGTKLKLAFMTDKHDTIGVDCVAMCVNDIVAQGAEPLYFLDYVAVGKAEPAKIEQIVKGVADGCVQSGAALIGGETAEMPGLYDEQEYDLAGFAVGATEKANIVTGERIVDGDVLVGLASSGVHSNGYSLVRKIVFGDAGFTPDTVVAGFEDLGPIGEALLTPTKIYAKPVLEMLKQSDIHGMAHVTGGGFYENLPRMMPEGLATEIDLGSWPVLPIFEFLKLQGNLQHRDLFNVFNMGIGFVLAVPASEVERIITVAEQFGEKAYTIGRVIKGEGVIFKGVHDGSLV; from the coding sequence ATGTCAAAAGCATATGAACAAGCAGGCGTAAATATCGAAGCTGGCTATGAAGCTGTACAACGTATGAAATCACATGTAGAACGTACAGCGAGAAAAGGTATTCTAGGTACATTTGGTGGCTTTGGTGGCATGTTTGATTTGTCCGAACTAAACTTAAAAGAACCAGTTCTGATTTCTGGTACAGATGGTGTTGGTACAAAATTAAAATTGGCATTTATGACAGATAAACATGATACCATCGGGGTTGATTGTGTTGCTATGTGCGTGAATGACATTGTAGCTCAAGGAGCAGAACCACTGTATTTTTTAGATTATGTTGCAGTTGGTAAAGCTGAACCAGCGAAAATAGAACAGATTGTAAAAGGGGTAGCAGATGGTTGTGTTCAATCTGGCGCTGCTTTAATTGGTGGTGAAACTGCAGAAATGCCTGGGCTTTATGATGAGCAAGAATATGATTTAGCAGGTTTTGCTGTGGGAGCTACCGAAAAGGCAAATATCGTAACCGGTGAACGCATCGTTGATGGTGATGTACTAGTTGGTCTTGCTTCTAGCGGAGTACATTCAAATGGCTATTCACTTGTTCGAAAAATTGTTTTTGGAGATGCTGGTTTTACACCGGATACAGTTGTAGCAGGATTTGAAGATCTTGGCCCAATTGGGGAAGCACTTCTTACGCCAACGAAAATTTATGCTAAGCCAGTACTGGAGATGTTAAAGCAATCTGATATCCATGGTATGGCACATGTAACAGGAGGAGGTTTCTATGAAAACCTTCCACGTATGATGCCTGAAGGACTTGCAACAGAAATTGATTTAGGATCATGGCCAGTTTTACCAATCTTTGAATTTTTAAAACTACAAGGTAATTTGCAACATCGTGATTTATTTAATGTATTCAACATGGGGATTGGGTTTGTATTAGCTGTTCCTGCTTCTGAGGTAGAACGTATCATCACAGTTGCTGAACAATTTGGTGAAAAAGCTTATACCATTGGTCGTGTTATTAAAGGTGAAGGTGTCATTTTCAAAGGTGTACATGATGGGAGTTTAGTCTAA
- the purN gene encoding phosphoribosylglycinamide formyltransferase, protein MKERVSIAVFASGSGTNFQAIQDTIESGRLNAKIELVITDKPGAYVTIRAKEKGIPVLALSPKEFNSKEAYELEILRTLRDKQVEWLVLAGYMRLIGKTLLTAYPSKIVNIHPSLLPSFPGKDAIGQAIAHGVKVTGVTVHYVDEGMDTGTIIMQRAVDVIDGDRDQTEQAIHEVEHEIYPAALQSLFD, encoded by the coding sequence ATGAAAGAGCGCGTATCTATTGCAGTATTTGCTTCTGGAAGCGGTACAAACTTCCAAGCTATTCAAGATACGATTGAAAGTGGCCGGTTAAATGCAAAAATAGAATTAGTAATTACAGACAAACCTGGTGCATATGTGACGATAAGAGCTAAAGAAAAAGGAATTCCCGTCTTAGCACTAAGCCCAAAAGAATTTAATTCGAAGGAAGCTTATGAACTTGAGATTTTAAGAACATTGCGCGATAAACAGGTAGAATGGCTAGTTCTGGCAGGTTATATGCGATTAATTGGAAAAACTTTGTTAACTGCTTACCCTTCAAAAATTGTTAATATTCATCCATCTTTACTACCATCCTTCCCAGGAAAAGACGCTATAGGACAAGCGATAGCTCATGGAGTGAAAGTTACTGGAGTAACCGTCCATTATGTGGATGAAGGGATGGATACAGGTACAATTATTATGCAAAGAGCCGTTGATGTAATCGACGGTGATCGAGATCAGACGGAGCAAGCAATTCATGAAGTAGAACATGAGATTTATCCAGCTGCATTGCAATCATTATTCGATTAA
- the purH gene encoding bifunctional phosphoribosylaminoimidazolecarboxamide formyltransferase/IMP cyclohydrolase has protein sequence MTKRALISVSDKSGILEFAKELEALDYEILSTGGTKKHLQENGVTVTSVDEVTKFPEILGGRVKTLNPMIHGGLLAKYDDPEHQAQMQEHGIEPIEIVCVNLYPFVETISKPNVEFADAIENIDIGGPTMLRSAAKNQKYVTVIVDANDYDTVLAELKAEGHTTLETRRRLAAKVFRHTAAYDSYISNYLTNYVGEEFPDQLTLTYELKQPLRYGENPHQKAAFYQKRLGSDFSIAYAEQLHGKELSYNNIQDANAALQIIKEFKQPAAVAVKHMNPCGVGIGETISEAFNEAYEADSTSIFGGIVALNREVDVETAEKLAGIFLEIIIAPGFTDEAIEKLTVKKNVRLLTISFEQQKRDQFNTVSVEGGLLVQEPDRKGFEDADIQVTTDRKPTEKEWEALKLGWSVVKHVKSNAIVVTDDKMTLGVGAGQMNRVGSAKIALEQAGEKAKGAALASDAFFPMPDTVEEAAKAGITAIIHPGGSKRDQDSIDVANKYGIAMVTTGVRHFKH, from the coding sequence GTGACGAAACGTGCTTTAATTAGTGTCTCTGATAAATCAGGTATTTTAGAATTTGCGAAAGAATTAGAGGCATTAGACTACGAAATTTTATCAACAGGTGGAACGAAAAAGCATTTACAAGAAAACGGAGTAACTGTTACATCTGTAGATGAAGTAACAAAATTCCCAGAAATCTTAGGGGGACGTGTTAAAACATTGAACCCAATGATTCACGGTGGTCTTCTTGCAAAATATGATGATCCTGAACACCAAGCACAAATGCAAGAACACGGCATCGAACCAATCGAAATTGTCTGTGTAAACCTATATCCATTTGTTGAAACAATTTCAAAACCAAATGTTGAATTTGCTGATGCGATTGAAAATATCGATATCGGTGGTCCTACAATGCTACGCTCAGCTGCCAAAAACCAAAAATACGTAACAGTAATCGTAGATGCTAATGACTACGATACGGTACTTGCAGAGTTAAAAGCAGAGGGACATACAACACTTGAAACACGTCGTCGTTTAGCAGCAAAAGTATTCCGTCATACAGCAGCTTATGATTCCTATATTTCAAATTACTTAACAAACTATGTTGGTGAAGAGTTCCCAGATCAACTAACACTAACTTATGAATTAAAACAACCACTTCGCTACGGTGAAAATCCTCACCAAAAAGCAGCATTCTATCAAAAACGCCTTGGTTCAGATTTCTCTATTGCATATGCTGAACAATTACATGGTAAAGAGCTTTCTTATAACAATATTCAAGATGCGAATGCAGCTCTTCAAATAATCAAAGAATTTAAACAGCCCGCTGCAGTAGCAGTCAAACATATGAACCCATGTGGTGTTGGTATCGGTGAAACCATTTCAGAAGCATTTAACGAAGCATATGAAGCTGATTCAACATCCATTTTTGGTGGTATTGTTGCACTAAATCGTGAAGTTGATGTGGAAACTGCAGAAAAACTTGCGGGTATTTTCCTAGAAATTATTATTGCTCCTGGATTCACTGATGAAGCAATTGAAAAATTAACAGTGAAGAAAAACGTTCGTTTACTTACAATCTCATTTGAACAACAAAAACGCGATCAATTCAATACCGTATCTGTTGAAGGTGGCTTATTAGTTCAAGAACCAGATCGTAAAGGTTTTGAAGATGCAGATATCCAAGTAACGACTGACCGCAAACCTACTGAAAAAGAATGGGAAGCATTGAAACTGGGATGGTCCGTAGTTAAACATGTAAAATCAAATGCAATTGTTGTAACAGATGATAAAATGACACTTGGTGTAGGCGCTGGTCAAATGAATCGTGTAGGTTCTGCTAAGATTGCGCTTGAACAAGCTGGTGAAAAAGCGAAAGGTGCAGCATTAGCATCAGATGCATTCTTCCCAATGCCAGATACAGTTGAAGAAGCAGCGAAAGCAGGCATTACTGCGATTATCCACCCAGGTGGCTCAAAACGCGATCAAGATTCAATAGACGTTGCAAATAAATATGGTATAGCAATGGTAACTACTGGCGTAAGACATTTTAAACACTAA
- the purD gene encoding phosphoribosylamine--glycine ligase, which produces MNILVIGSGGREHAIAKQFAQSPSVENVFVAPGNDGMEQDVTCVNIATTDFASLIKFAKENAIDLTFVGPEQPLSEGIVDAFNEHDLLIFGPTKAAAQIEGSKSFAKELMQKYNIPTAAYATFTDAEEAVAYIQKMGAPIVVKADGLAAGKGVIVALSEQEAIDAVRDMIGNQRFGESSSRVVIEEFLDGEEFSYMSFVHNGQIYPMVIAQDHKRAYEGDKGPNTGGMGAYSPVPQISDEIVTRAYNEIVAPTVQAMSLEGIPFTGILYAGLILTNEGPKVIEFNARFGDPETQVVLPRMASDFGEFMMALMKGDPFNLAWSDEAMLGVVIASDGYPGDVIKGNPLPSLQQLSSQFDVFHAGTKRVEEQYVGNGGRVLLVAAKAPSLKEAQEKVYQGLAQEEWKGFFYRRDIGWRTM; this is translated from the coding sequence TTGAATATTTTAGTTATAGGCAGTGGAGGTCGTGAACATGCTATTGCCAAGCAATTTGCACAATCACCATCTGTTGAAAATGTATTTGTCGCTCCAGGTAATGATGGAATGGAACAAGATGTAACCTGTGTAAATATTGCTACAACAGATTTTGCATCACTCATCAAATTTGCAAAAGAAAATGCAATTGATCTAACGTTTGTTGGTCCTGAACAACCACTTTCTGAAGGAATTGTTGATGCATTCAATGAACACGATTTACTAATCTTTGGCCCAACTAAAGCTGCAGCTCAAATTGAAGGAAGTAAATCATTTGCGAAAGAATTAATGCAGAAATACAATATTCCGACAGCAGCCTATGCTACTTTCACAGATGCTGAAGAAGCGGTTGCATACATTCAAAAAATGGGTGCTCCGATTGTTGTAAAAGCAGATGGGCTTGCTGCTGGAAAAGGCGTTATTGTCGCACTGAGCGAACAAGAAGCGATTGATGCAGTTCGTGATATGATTGGTAACCAACGTTTCGGTGAATCCTCTTCCAGAGTTGTTATTGAAGAATTTTTAGACGGTGAGGAATTCTCCTATATGTCATTTGTTCATAACGGACAAATTTATCCAATGGTTATTGCACAAGATCATAAACGAGCTTATGAAGGAGATAAAGGTCCGAATACAGGTGGAATGGGAGCATATTCTCCAGTACCACAAATTTCTGATGAAATAGTGACACGTGCATACAACGAGATTGTTGCACCAACCGTACAAGCTATGTCATTAGAAGGAATACCTTTTACAGGCATTTTATATGCAGGATTAATACTGACAAATGAAGGTCCAAAAGTAATTGAGTTTAATGCCCGTTTTGGTGATCCTGAAACTCAAGTAGTGTTACCAAGAATGGCTTCAGATTTTGGCGAATTCATGATGGCGTTAATGAAAGGTGATCCATTTAATCTAGCATGGTCTGACGAAGCCATGTTAGGTGTAGTAATTGCTTCTGATGGTTATCCTGGCGATGTTATTAAAGGCAATCCATTACCTTCCTTACAACAACTTTCAAGTCAGTTCGATGTATTTCATGCCGGAACAAAGCGTGTAGAGGAACAATATGTAGGGAATGGTGGACGTGTATTATTAGTAGCGGCAAAAGCACCTTCGTTGAAAGAAGCGCAAGAAAAAGTATATCAAGGATTAGCACAGGAAGAATGGAAGGGTTTCTTCTATCGTAGAGATATTGGCTGGAGAACTATGTAA